CACGGTGGTCTTCTTCGTGTCGCGCAGACCGATGATTTCCACTTCGTCCTGGACCTTCACGACGCCACGTTCCACGCGGCCGGTCGCCACGGTGCCACGACCGGTGATCGTGAACACGTCTTCGACGGGCATCAGGAAGGTCTTGTCGGTGGCGCGCTCGGGGGTGGGGATGTAGCTGTCCACCGCGTCGAGCAGTTCCCAGATGCGGTCAACCCAGTTGTTCTCGCCGCGGGCGGTCTTGGGGTTGGCCTGCAGGGCTTCGAGGGCCTGCAGCGCGCTGCCCTTGATGACGGGCAGGTCGTCGCCGGGGAACTCGTACTTGCTCAGCAGTTCACGGACTTCCATTTCGACGAGCTCGAGGAGTTCTTCGTCGTCGACCATGTCCACTTTGTTCATGAACACGACGATGTAGGGCACGCCGACCTGACGGGCGAGCAGGATGTGCTCGCGGGTCTGGGGCATGGGGCCGTCAGCGCTGGACACGACGAGGATGGCGCCGTCCATCTGGGCGGCTCCGGTGATCATGTTCTTGACGTAGTCGGCGTGGCCGGGGCAGTCAACGTGGCTGTAGTGGCGGGTGGGGGTGTTGTATTCGACGTGGGCGGTGTTGATGGTGATGCCGCGGGCCTTTTCTTCGGGGGCCTTGTCGATCTGGTCGTAGGCCAGCTTTTCGATGGTGGGGTCCATCGCGGCGGCCGTGAAGGTGATCGCGGCGGTCAGGGTGGTCTTGCCGTGGTCGACGTGACCGATGGTGCCCACGTTCACGTGGGGCTTGGTGCGCTCGAACGTTCCTTTAGCCATGTTCTTACTCCCTCCAAGAGGTGGATCTGCACGCAAAAGCGGCCCTTTGATCGGGGCTCCCCCGCGCATGTCGCAGGGTTCTGATGGTGCTGAACCACATTGGGTTGATTCTCGCCAGGGTGGTGTCCCACCGTGCTGGCCACGCTACGCCGCCTCTGCGATCCGCTCCGGCGGTGGGTAAGGCCGCGGGGCAGAGCCGTGAGTCCACGGCGTACCGAAGAAGTATGTTACAGGATCACCTGTCAAAGGGCAAGTGGGAATGACGCGGCAGTCAAGAGCGGGAAACGCCGACTCAGCCGCGCGACAGGGAAAAGCGGTGCGGCCTGTCACGCGACTTGTGACAGACCGCAGGCCCTGGAACAACTCAGCGGCGCGTGTACGCCACGACCTGTTTATCGAAAGCACCGATGAGCATCACGATCCCCAGCACCGTGAAGATCGGCGGGACGAGCAGACTGAACACCCCGATCACGATGCTCGACACGCGCCCCCAGTTGCGGCCCTCCAGGACAGCGCGGCGGGTGTAGTACACCCACAGGATCTGGACCATGGTCAGCACGAACGAGATCCACAGCGCCGCCTGAATCTGCGCGGGTGTCACCGTGAGGTCCGGAATGCCCATCTGCTGGACCATCTCGGTGGTCGTGTCGGTCAGGGTCGGTCCGGCGAACGGCAGGAACAGCAGGGTGATCGCCGAGTAGATCAGGTTGATCATCAGCGGCACGGTCAGGAAACCGATCCGGGGGGGCAGCGGTCCGCTCGGGGCGGCCGGGTTGGGGGTGGGCACCGTCATGCCCGCAGCTTAGCGCGGTCCTCCCCAGTCCTGCCTGAAGCGAAAAAAGAGGAAGCCCCGCGGTGGGGGCTCCCTCTGGCATCACCCCAGTGCGGGGCGAGGCGGGTTTACTTCTTCATCAGTGCCTGGGCGATGTTGTTGGGCAGCTGGGTGTAGTGGTCGAAGAACATGGAGTAGCTGGCGCGGCCCTGCGTCTTGGAACGCATGTCGGTCGCGTAGCCGAACATCTCGCTCAGGGGCACGAAGGCCTTCACGATCTGCGCGTTGCCGCGGGCTTCCATGCCCTGGATCTGGCCACGGCGGCTGTTCAGGTCGCCGATGATGTCACCCATGTAGTCCTCGGGGGTGGTCACCTCGACGCGCATGACGGGTTCCAGGATGGCGGGGCTGCCCTTCTGGACGGCTTCCTTCAGACCCATCGAACCGGCGATCTTGAACGCCATTTCGCTGGAGTCGACTTCGTGGTAGCTGCCGTCGTAGATGGTGACTTTCAGGTCGACCACGGGGAAGCCCAGCATGGGGCCGCTCTGCATGGCTTCCTCGATGCCCTTCTGGGCCGGCCCGATGTACTCCTTGGGCACGGTGCCGCCGACGACGGCGTTCTCGAAGATGAAGCCCGCGCCGGGTTCCAGGGGCTCGACGCGCAGTTTGACGTGACCGTACTGACCGCGACCACCGGACTGGCGGGCGAACTTGCTGTCCACCTCGACCTGCTTGGTGATGGTTTCACGGTAGGCCACCTGGGGTGCGCCGACGTTCGCGTCGACCTTGTACTCGCGCTTCAGGCGGTCCACCAGGATTTCCAGGTGAAGTTCGCCCATCCCGGCGATGGTGGTCTGGCCGCTTTCCTGGTCGGTTTCGACCTTGAAGGTGGGATCCTCTTCGGCGAGCTTCTGCAGGCCGATGCCCATCTTCTCCTGGTCGGCCTTGGTCTTGGGCTCGATGGCGAGCTTGATGACGGGCTCGGGCACGTCGATGCTCTCCAGCAGGACCTTGTCGTCGCCGTCGCCGATCAGGGTGTTGCCGGTGCCGGCGTCCTTCAGGCCGATCACGGCGCCGAGTTCCCCGGCCTTCAGTTCGGTGACTTCCTCGCGGCTGTTGGCGTGCATCTTCAGCAGACGGCCGACGCGCTCGCGCTTCTCCTTGCTGGCGTTGTACACGTAGCTGCCGGACTGCAGGGTGCCCGAGTAGATGCGCACGAAGGTCAGGCGGCCCACGTAGGGGTCAGCCATGATCTTGAACGCCAGCGCGGCCAGCTTGCCTTCGGGATCGGCGGGGAACTCGATGGTGTCCTCGCTGTCCTCGACCTTGCCCTTGATGGCGGGCACTTCCAGGGGGCTGGGCAGGTAGTCGATGACGGCGTCGAGGAGCAGCTGCACACCCTTGTTCTTCAGGGCGCTGCCGCAGAGCACAGGGAAGATGCGCTTCTCGATGGTGCCCTTACGCAGGGCGGCCACGAGCTGCTCCACGCTGGGTTCCTCGCCTTCGAGGTACATCATCATCAGGTCTTCGTCGACTTCAGCGGCCGCTTCGATCAGCTGGGCGCGCATCTCGGCGACCTTGTCGAGGTACTCGGCCGGGATGTCGGTCTCCTCGATGTCGGTGCCCAGGTCGTTGGTGTAGAAGTGGGCGCGCTGACGCACGATGTCGATGATGCCCTTGAACTCGTTCTCGGCACCCATGGGGTACTGGACGGGCGCGGCGACGGCACCGAGGCGCTCCTTGATGTCGTTCAGCACCAGCTCGAAGCTGGCGCCGGTCTTGTCCATCTTGTTGCTGAACGCGATGCGGGGCACGCCGTAACGGTCGGCCTGACGCCACACGGTCTCGCTCTGGGGCTCCACGCCCTGGCTGCTGTCGAACACGGCGACGGCGCCGTCGAGCACGCGCATGGAACGCTCCACTTCGATCGTGAAGTCCACGTGACCGGGGGTGTCGATGATGTTCACGACGTATTCCTGGTCGGTGCCGCTGCGCTTCCACTTGGCGGTCGTGGCGGCCGCCGTGATGGTGATGCCGCGCTCGCGCTCCTGCTCCATCCAGTCCATGGTGGCGGCGCCGTCGTGCACTTCACCGATGTTGTGGGTACGGCCGGTGTAGTACAGGATGCGCTCGGTGGTGGTGGTCTTACCGGCGTCGATGTGCGCGGCAATCCCGATGTTACGGAAGTGGGTGAGGTACTGCTGGGCTTTGGTGGTCATAAGACTCCCTATTGTGGCGGGTGACGTGTCTCGTCACCGTCAGATGCGCTGGATTTCGCTTCACGCGACATGGACGGCAGGGCGAACCTACCGTCCGGTGATCGCGGCTTGCCGGGTGTATCCGGGCCGCACCGTTCATTCTGTTCCGCCGCCAGTCGGACAATGCACCGACTTGCGGCTTCACTTCACGAACGGTGCGGTCGTCCCTGCTCGCTCCGCTCGGGTTGGATGGCCACTGGGGGCCATCAACCGGGGATTACCAGCGGTAGTGCGCGTAGGCGCGGTTGGCTTCCGCCATGCGCTCCACGTCGTCTTTCTTCTTGATGGCGCCGCCACGGCCCTGGGCGGCGTCCATGATCTCGCCGGCGAGGCGCTCGACGGCGGTGCGCTCGGGACGGCTGTCCACGGCGTTGATCAGCCAGCGCAGGGTCAGGCTCTGCTTGCGGCGCTCGCTGGGCTCGACGGGCACCTGGTAGGTGCTGCCGCCCACGCGGCGGCTGCGGACTTCCACGCGGGGTTTGACGTTGTCGTACGCCTGGCGGAAGATCTTCAGGGACTCCTGGCCGGTGCGCTCCTGGACGAGCTTCATGGCTCCGTAGAAGATGCGGCTGGCGAGGTTCTTCTTACCATCACGCATGATGCGGTTGATCAAAGCGCTCACCAGAACGTCCTGGTAGACCAGGTCGGGCTGGATGACGCGCACTTCAGCTTGGCGGCGACGTGCCATGGTTGACTCCCTTGAGGCTCAGGCCCCACGCGCGGTGGGGTGAGCGCGCGCACTTCAGGCGCGAATATGCTGCTTCATTGGCATCACCCCTGTGGGGGATGGGTTCGGGCGTGCGCCGGGGTGCGGCGCGGCGGCCTTACTTCTTCTTCGCGCCCGCGGCAGCGCCGGCCTTGGGCTTCTTGGTGCCGTACTTGGAACGGCTCTTGTTGCGGTCCTTGACGCCCTGGGTGTCGAGGCTGCCGCGCACGATGTGGTAACGCACACCGGGAAGGTCCTTCACACGGCCGCCGCGGATCAGCACGACGCTGTGCTCCTGCAGGTTGTGGCCTTCACCGGGGATGTACGCGGTGACTTCGAAGGCGCTGGACAGACGCACGCGGGCGATCTTACGAAGCGCGGAGTTCGGCTTCTTGGGGGTGGTGGTCTTGACGACCGTGCACACGCCGCGGCGGAAGGGGCTGCCCTTCAGGGCAGGGACCTTGCTCTTCTTCTGGATCGTCTTACGACCCTTACGGAGCAGTTGCTGGGTAGTAGGCAGGGGAAATCACTCCTCATCTGGTTCGGCCGCAGCGCGCCGGGTGGCGGCGCGGGCCGGGGGGCGGGTGGCCACCCACGCGTACGGGGCGGCACTGGGTTGACTCGTGCGGGCTTGGAGGTGATCACGCACCACACTGGGCTGCGCGCGCCGGTGGTGGCATGCCGAAAAACCCCCCTGGTGCAACCCGGTACCGGGGCAGTTTTCAACCTTGAAAGCATACGCCTTCCCTGCAGGCAAGTGCAAGCGGGGCGTGAAGCGCCGGGAGTAGCGCGCCGCCGGGAGGGCGTGCTATGCTCCCCGTCGCCCGTTCAGGCAATCATCAGGTGCGGAGAGGTGCCAGAGTGGTTGAATGGGTCGGTCTCGAAAACCGAAGTAGTCGCAAGGCTACCGTGGGTTCGAATCCCACCCTCTTCGCCAGACAGAAAGCCCCCAGGTCAACGCCTGGGGGTTCTTCATTCCCACCGTCAATCTGACCGCAGGCCGCGCCAGTGCTGCAGGAGCGCCGCCTCCCGCGCGGCGTACAGCACCGCCCCGTGGGCTTCGCGCTGCGCGGCAGCAGAGAGGGGCAGGAACAGCGCGTCATACAGCGCCTGCCCGGCGCGGGCGAGGTTCACGAGTTCATCCCGCCACGCCTGCGCGCCCGGCGGCTGCCATCCCTGCGGATCGGTCGGGTCGCTGAGGAGCGCGTGTGGGTCGGCGAGGCGCAACGCGGTGAGTTCCAGCGTGTGCCGCAGCGCCATGACCCGCCCGGCCAGGCCGGGGGCGGCGCGCAGGTCGTCCAGGGTCAGGGCGTGCGCGGCGCGGAGCAGGCCGTCGCCGGGCGCGCTGAACAGGCCCGACAGGCCGTCCGGGCCGTAGAGCACCTCACGCAGGGTTTCACGCAGCAGGTCCGACATCGCCGCCCAGTACGCGCCCTGGCCGATGCGCGTTCCCAGCCCGCGTGGATACGCTGCGGGCATGCAGCAAGGAACCTCATGAGTGAGGCCGAGATCATTGCCCGGACGGACACGCCGCGCACCCGCGCGACCCTGGCGGGCGACCTGCGCCGCCTGGGCGTGCAGCCGGGCGACACGCTGATCGTGCACGCCAGCCTCAGCCGTCTGGGCTGGGTGGCGGGCGGCGCGGCAGCCGTCGTGCAGGCGCTTCAGGACGCGGTCGGGCCGCAGGGCACCCTGGTCGTGCCGACCTTCACGCTGAACCTGACCGACCCGGCCGGGTGGGGCCGGACGAGGGTGCCCGAGACGTGGTGGCCGGTCATCCGCGCCGAGCTGCCCGCCTTTGATCCGGCGGTGACGCCCAGCCGGGGCATGGGCCGTGTCGCGGAGACGCTGCGGACCTGGCCGGGCGCGCGGCGCAGCGATCACCCGCACAGTTCCTTTGCCGCGTGGGGCCGCCACGCCGAGTCGGTCACGGCGGATCACCCGCTGGCGTTCTCGCTGGGTGAGGGCTCGCCCCTGGCCCGCGTGTATGACCTGAATGGCCGGGTGCTGCTGCTGGGCACCGAGGTGAACACCAGTCTGCATCTGGCAGAGGTGCGGGCCGGGCAGCGGCCCACCGTGCCCTTCAGCGGGCCGGTCACGGTCGGGGGCGAGCGGCACTGGCTGACCTTCGACGAGCCGGACTACCACGAGCAGGCCTTCCCGCCCGTCAAGGCCGCGTTCGGGGCGACCGGCGCGGTCACCGTGGGCGTGGTGGGCTCCGCGACCGCGAAACTCATGTCGCAACGCGCCCTGGTGGACTTCGCCACGGGGTACTGGCGCGAGAGGGGGAGCGGTGAGTAGGCCGTGGGGTCTTTTCCTTCTCCTATCAACCATCAACCCGCTACGTCAGGTGGCCGATGCGCCCCCTCTCGCCTGCCGCGTACCCTGGGGGCACGATGATCAAGATCTTCAAGTGAACCCACACGTTTGCCTGCGCCCTGCGGCGGTAACATGACGTCAATGCAGGCATGGCCGCGCCCCCAGTTCCAGCGTGAAGGCTGGGCGGGGCTGCTGACGGCCCGGCAGTGTGCCCTTCACCTCTCTCCCCCGTCCGGCCGCCTGCGCGGCGGGTGGGGCGCGTATTCAAGGAAGTGACCAGCTATCGATAAAGTGCATGGCAACACGTCGGGCCTCCGCCCGGCGCAGATGAAGGCCCTCGGGAACCTGTACCGCCGCCGGATCGAGCCGGGCCGGGTGGGTTCGCCGGAACTCGCGCGGAACCTCGCGGAACTGTCGAACGACGTGCGCCGCGAGGTGGGCGTCCTGATCGACCGGCGGGGCCGCGTGATCTCCGTCAGCGTGGCGGACGCCAAGGGGACCGAGTTCCCGGACCTGCGCATGGGCGAGAACCGCCTGAGCGGCTTCCACCTGCTGCACACTCACCCGCGCGGCGGGGCGCTGAGCAAGGGCGACCTCTCCACGCTGTTCCTGAAGCGCCTGGACGCCGTGTCGGCCATCGAGGTCCGGAACGAGGGTCAGCCGGGGCTGGTGCACACGGCGCACCTGACGCCGCCCGGCACGGTCGGGGAGGAGGAGGACTGGCGCATCCTGCCGCCCGTGCCCGCCTTCCAGATCGACGAGTTCGACCTGGGCGCGCAGGTGCAGGCGCTGGAGGAGGAGATTGCCCGCGCGGCCCGCACGCGCGTGGCGAGGAAGGATCACGAGCGCGCCATTCTGGTGCAGATCGACCAGGGTGAATTCGACGCGGAGGACCGCCTCGACGAGCTGGCCGAACTGGCCCGCACCGCCGGGGCGGAGGTCGTGCACCGCGAACTGGTGTTCCGCCGCAACCTGAAGCCCGGCACGCTGGTCGGCGCGGGGAAACTGGAAGAGTTGACCAGCCGCGCGTACCACCTGGACGCGGACCTGCTGATCTTCGGGCAGGAACTCGGCCCGGCCCAGGCGCGCGAGATCGAGGCCGCGACCGGCCTGAAGATCATCGACCGGACGCAGCTGATCCTGGACATCTTTGCGCTGCACGCGCAGGGTGTGGAGTCGCGCCTGCAGGTGGAACTGGCGCAACTGCGCTACATGAAACCCCGCCTGCTGGGCGCGGGGGCGGCCCTGTCGCGCATCGGCGGGGGCGGGGGCAGCGCGGGCGGCGGTGCGATCGGCACGCGCGGGCCCGGCGAGACGAAGCTGGAGCTGGACCGCCGCCGCATCAACGACCGCCTGAGCTTCCTGGAGAAGCAACTGGAAGGCGTGGCGCAGCGCCGCGAGGAACGCCGCAAGGGCCGCGAACGCAACGCCGTGCCCGTGATCAGCATCGTGGGGTACACGAACGCCGGGAAGAGCACGCTGCTGAACGCGTTCACGCACGCCGCCGAGGAACCCCGCCGCGTCCTCGCGGAGAACAAGCTGTTCGCCACGCTGCGCCCCACCAGTCGCCAGGGGTACCTGGAGGGCATCGGGCCGGTCGTCCTGACCGACACGGTGGGCTTCATCCGCGACCTGCCCAAGGACCTGACCCGCGCCTTCCGGTCCACGCTGGAGGAAATCGGGGACGCGGACGTGCTGCTGCACGTCGTGGACGCCGCCAGCCCCGGCGCTGACACCCGCCTGGACGCCGTGAACCGCATCCTGGAGGACCTGGGCTTCCGCGACATGCCGACCGTCGTGGCGCTGAACAAGGCCGACGCGGCCGACCCGGAGGCGCTGGACCGCGAACTGGAACGCACGGGCGGCATTGCCGTCAGCGCCCTGAAGAACCGCGGGCTGGCCGAACTGAAGGAGGCCCTGGCGGACGCCGTGTCGGGCGTGCAGCGCGCCGAACTGGCCCGCCAGGAGGAAGCCCGCGCGCTGGCCGCGCAGTACCGCTAACGGACCTGTTCAGCAGAGGGGGTGGGCGTCGTGGGGCGTCCACCCCCTCCCCTTTTGTGTGGACGCGCGGCGCGGCCATGCGCGGCACACTGCGCCGTGTGCGTGCCCACCTGCCTGCCCTGCCGACCCTGACGCTGATCCTCGTGGCACTCGGCTGGGGACTGGGTGAGCTGATCGGCGAGCGGACGCTGCCGACCCTGATGCTCGCGTACGCCCCGCCGCTGCTGTGGGTCCTGTTGTGCCTGCCCGCGCTGGCCTGGGCGGCGTGGCGTCGCCAGGGGCGGGGTGTGGCGCTGGCCGCGTGGGGTGCGGGCTTCCTCCACTGGCGGGCCCGCTGCGGGTCGTGACCTTCAACGTGCTGGGCGGCGCACGCACCTCCCCGGCCGAACTGGGTTCAGCCCTGCGCGCCCTGAACGCCGACGTGATTCTGCTGCAGGAAGCCCGCTTCCACGACCTCACCTTCGAGGCGCGGCTGCGGGCCGCCCTGCCCGGCTACCGCGCCGTGCGCGCGCAGGAGGTCATGACGTTCACCCGACTGCCGCTGCTGGACAGCCGTTCGGAACGCCTGCCCGGCAACCGCCGCGACCTGCTGATCACACGCCTGGACTGGCAGGGGCAGACGCTGACGGTCGTGAACGCCCACCTGGGCACCGTGCAGGTCAGTTCCGTCGTGAGCGGCGATCTGGCGCGGGTGCGGCGCACGCGGGACGCCCGCAGCGCCCAGGTCGAGCTGCTGCACAGCGTCGCGGCGCGCACGCCGGGGCGACTGCTGCTGGGCGGCGACCTGAACACCCCGCCGCGCGGGCAGGCGTA
This region of Deinococcus sp. JMULE3 genomic DNA includes:
- the tuf gene encoding elongation factor Tu gives rise to the protein MAKGTFERTKPHVNVGTIGHVDHGKTTLTAAITFTAAAMDPTIEKLAYDQIDKAPEEKARGITINTAHVEYNTPTRHYSHVDCPGHADYVKNMITGAAQMDGAILVVSSADGPMPQTREHILLARQVGVPYIVVFMNKVDMVDDEELLELVEMEVRELLSKYEFPGDDLPVIKGSALQALEALQANPKTARGENNWVDRIWELLDAVDSYIPTPERATDKTFLMPVEDVFTITGRGTVATGRVERGVVKVQDEVEIIGLRDTKKTTVTGIEMHRKLLDSGMAGDNVGVLLRGVARDDVERGQVLAKPGSIKPHTKFEASVYVLSKDEGGRHSAFFGGYRPQFYFRTTDVTGVVELPEGVEMVMPGDNITFVVELIKPIAMEEGLRFAIREGGRTVGAGVVAKVLE
- the fusA gene encoding elongation factor G, translated to MTTKAQQYLTHFRNIGIAAHIDAGKTTTTERILYYTGRTHNIGEVHDGAATMDWMEQERERGITITAAATTAKWKRSGTDQEYVVNIIDTPGHVDFTIEVERSMRVLDGAVAVFDSSQGVEPQSETVWRQADRYGVPRIAFSNKMDKTGASFELVLNDIKERLGAVAAPVQYPMGAENEFKGIIDIVRQRAHFYTNDLGTDIEETDIPAEYLDKVAEMRAQLIEAAAEVDEDLMMMYLEGEEPSVEQLVAALRKGTIEKRIFPVLCGSALKNKGVQLLLDAVIDYLPSPLEVPAIKGKVEDSEDTIEFPADPEGKLAALAFKIMADPYVGRLTFVRIYSGTLQSGSYVYNASKEKRERVGRLLKMHANSREEVTELKAGELGAVIGLKDAGTGNTLIGDGDDKVLLESIDVPEPVIKLAIEPKTKADQEKMGIGLQKLAEEDPTFKVETDQESGQTTIAGMGELHLEILVDRLKREYKVDANVGAPQVAYRETITKQVEVDSKFARQSGGRGQYGHVKLRVEPLEPGAGFIFENAVVGGTVPKEYIGPAQKGIEEAMQSGPMLGFPVVDLKVTIYDGSYHEVDSSEMAFKIAGSMGLKEAVQKGSPAILEPVMRVEVTTPEDYMGDIIGDLNSRRGQIQGMEARGNAQIVKAFVPLSEMFGYATDMRSKTQGRASYSMFFDHYTQLPNNIAQALMKK
- the rpsG gene encoding 30S ribosomal protein S7; the encoded protein is MARRRQAEVRVIQPDLVYQDVLVSALINRIMRDGKKNLASRIFYGAMKLVQERTGQESLKIFRQAYDNVKPRVEVRSRRVGGSTYQVPVEPSERRKQSLTLRWLINAVDSRPERTAVERLAGEIMDAAQGRGGAIKKKDDVERMAEANRAYAHYRW
- the rpsL gene encoding 30S ribosomal protein S12, with the translated sequence MPTTQQLLRKGRKTIQKKSKVPALKGSPFRRGVCTVVKTTTPKKPNSALRKIARVRLSSAFEVTAYIPGEGHNLQEHSVVLIRGGRVKDLPGVRYHIVRGSLDTQGVKDRNKSRSKYGTKKPKAGAAAGAKKK
- a CDS encoding aminoglycoside N(3)-acetyltransferase, whose amino-acid sequence is MSEAEIIARTDTPRTRATLAGDLRRLGVQPGDTLIVHASLSRLGWVAGGAAAVVQALQDAVGPQGTLVVPTFTLNLTDPAGWGRTRVPETWWPVIRAELPAFDPAVTPSRGMGRVAETLRTWPGARRSDHPHSSFAAWGRHAESVTADHPLAFSLGEGSPLARVYDLNGRVLLLGTEVNTSLHLAEVRAGQRPTVPFSGPVTVGGERHWLTFDEPDYHEQAFPPVKAAFGATGAVTVGVVGSATAKLMSQRALVDFATGYWRERGSGE
- the hflX gene encoding GTPase HflX; this encodes MKALGNLYRRRIEPGRVGSPELARNLAELSNDVRREVGVLIDRRGRVISVSVADAKGTEFPDLRMGENRLSGFHLLHTHPRGGALSKGDLSTLFLKRLDAVSAIEVRNEGQPGLVHTAHLTPPGTVGEEEDWRILPPVPAFQIDEFDLGAQVQALEEEIARAARTRVARKDHERAILVQIDQGEFDAEDRLDELAELARTAGAEVVHRELVFRRNLKPGTLVGAGKLEELTSRAYHLDADLLIFGQELGPAQAREIEAATGLKIIDRTQLILDIFALHAQGVESRLQVELAQLRYMKPRLLGAGAALSRIGGGGGSAGGGAIGTRGPGETKLELDRRRINDRLSFLEKQLEGVAQRREERRKGRERNAVPVISIVGYTNAGKSTLLNAFTHAAEEPRRVLAENKLFATLRPTSRQGYLEGIGPVVLTDTVGFIRDLPKDLTRAFRSTLEEIGDADVLLHVVDAASPGADTRLDAVNRILEDLGFRDMPTVVALNKADAADPEALDRELERTGGIAVSALKNRGLAELKEALADAVSGVQRAELARQEEARALAAQYR
- a CDS encoding endonuclease/exonuclease/phosphatase family protein — protein: MTFNVLGGARTSPAELGSALRALNADVILLQEARFHDLTFEARLRAALPGYRAVRAQEVMTFTRLPLLDSRSERLPGNRRDLLITRLDWQGQTLTVVNAHLGTVQVSSVVSGDLARVRRTRDARSAQVELLHSVAARTPGRLLLGGDLNTPPRGQAYRDLRAAFGPDAHDLAGRGPGWTFPSLHLRIDHLLGRDLSPTRAQVLPWTLSDHRPLLVEYGVPPQVRQP